In Sideroxyarcus emersonii, one DNA window encodes the following:
- a CDS encoding methyl-accepting chemotaxis protein: MAFKLPFKWSRKPQQSFAKKGEIAPAEVKTIRIPWFSKQSFDRQLRVLGGLLLFFLFTAATFTYIDSRDSSYSSHYVAQSSKLLMLSQRLAKAAAASFSGDSTAFDELSDSRAEFSAILETLDKGSANFPPTEGPAREPLNQLLAHWTHMSSLMDDLEKGRPLLVTLQRGAAGQRDMLNLANQVAERATPAYAQKADRLNRLIEQITSAVQLVLTSASTEDLPGLEPKITEAQALLNDMPQNDATVMLLKDDFEGYQSVVGFIAANARDVLTSRLAGQRVQEEGDQLLSAAQNLVNNYEGSTAGRFTSFVVFFSGGMLLLLLLLLSKIYLDESKRRENEAGQTNRNNQQAILRLMNELSDLADGDLTIRATVSEDITGAIADSVNYTTDELRKLVSRVTSASQQVARATGEAGNVTKELLVATQKQATEIRSAGGAVELMAKSIQEVDSSAAQSSEVARRTLEVTEQGTRAVQNSVSSMDSIREQIQDTSKRIKRLGESSQEIGEIVDLISDITEQTNVLALNAAIQAASAGEAGRGFAVVAEEVQRLAERSAEATKQIGMLVKTIQTDTHDAVVAMEKSTQGVVDGARLSDAAGQALHEIEKSTRELTDLVNSISVSTQVQTDMAGEVAGIMRDILKITEQTSQSTQRTNASVSQLEALASELNSSVSGFKL; encoded by the coding sequence ATGGCATTCAAGTTACCGTTCAAATGGTCGCGCAAGCCGCAGCAGAGTTTCGCCAAGAAGGGCGAGATCGCGCCGGCAGAGGTCAAGACGATCCGCATCCCGTGGTTCAGCAAGCAGTCGTTCGACCGGCAATTGCGCGTACTGGGCGGCCTGCTGCTGTTCTTCCTGTTCACCGCTGCGACCTTCACCTACATCGATTCGCGCGATTCCTCCTACAGTTCGCACTATGTGGCGCAATCCTCCAAGCTGCTGATGCTGTCGCAACGGCTGGCCAAGGCTGCTGCTGCCAGCTTCTCCGGAGATTCGACCGCATTCGACGAACTGAGCGATTCGCGCGCCGAGTTCTCCGCCATCCTGGAGACTCTGGACAAAGGCAGTGCCAATTTCCCTCCCACCGAAGGTCCCGCACGCGAACCGCTGAACCAGCTGCTGGCCCACTGGACCCACATGAGCTCGCTGATGGACGACCTGGAAAAGGGCCGCCCGCTGCTGGTGACGCTGCAGCGCGGCGCCGCAGGCCAGCGCGACATGCTGAACCTTGCCAACCAGGTTGCCGAACGTGCCACGCCGGCTTATGCGCAGAAGGCTGACCGCCTGAACCGCCTGATCGAGCAGATCACCAGCGCGGTGCAGCTAGTGCTGACCTCCGCCTCGACGGAAGATTTGCCCGGCCTGGAGCCCAAGATCACCGAAGCGCAAGCGCTGCTCAACGACATGCCGCAGAACGATGCCACGGTGATGTTGCTGAAGGACGACTTCGAAGGCTACCAGTCGGTGGTGGGCTTCATCGCCGCCAACGCGCGCGATGTGCTGACCTCGCGGCTGGCCGGACAACGGGTACAGGAAGAAGGCGACCAGCTGCTGTCGGCAGCGCAGAACCTGGTGAACAACTATGAAGGCTCCACGGCCGGCCGCTTCACCAGCTTCGTGGTGTTCTTCTCCGGCGGCATGTTGCTGTTGCTGTTGCTGCTGCTTTCCAAGATCTACCTGGACGAATCCAAACGCCGCGAGAACGAGGCCGGGCAGACCAACCGCAACAACCAGCAGGCCATTCTGCGGCTGATGAACGAACTGTCGGACCTGGCGGACGGCGACCTGACCATCCGGGCGACGGTGTCGGAGGACATCACCGGCGCCATTGCCGACTCGGTCAACTACACCACGGACGAGCTGCGCAAGCTGGTTTCGCGCGTGACTTCCGCTTCGCAACAAGTGGCGCGCGCCACCGGCGAGGCCGGTAACGTGACCAAGGAACTGCTGGTCGCGACGCAGAAACAGGCGACGGAGATCCGCAGTGCGGGCGGCGCGGTCGAACTGATGGCGAAATCGATCCAGGAGGTCGACAGCAGCGCGGCGCAATCTTCCGAGGTGGCGCGCCGTACGCTGGAGGTGACCGAACAGGGCACCCGCGCGGTGCAGAACTCGGTGTCCAGTATGGACAGCATCCGCGAACAGATCCAGGACACTTCCAAGCGCATCAAGCGGCTGGGCGAAAGCTCGCAGGAGATCGGCGAGATCGTGGACCTGATCTCGGACATTACCGAACAGACCAACGTGCTGGCGCTGAACGCGGCGATCCAGGCGGCGTCGGCAGGCGAAGCGGGACGCGGCTTTGCGGTGGTGGCGGAAGAGGTGCAGCGCCTCGCGGAACGTTCCGCCGAGGCGACCAAGCAGATCGGTATGCTGGTGAAGACCATTCAGACCGACACGCACGATGCGGTGGTGGCGATGGAAAAAAGCACCCAGGGCGTGGTCGACGGTGCGCGCCTGTCCGATGCCGCCGGTCAGGCGCTGCACGAGATCGAGAAATCCACGCGCGAACTGACCGACCTGGTGAACAGCATCTCGGTGTCCACGCAGGTGCAGACCGACATGGCCGGCGAAGTGGCGGGCATCATGCGCGACATTCTGAAGATCACCGAGCAGACTTCGCAAAGTACGCAACGCACCAACGCGTCGGTTTCCCAGCTGGAAGCTCTGGCGTCCGAACTGAACAGCTCCGTGTCGGGCTTCAAACTGTAA
- a CDS encoding chemotaxis protein CheW, which yields MSKRFNLREFQQSVLDRMQAQAAGGGSRVSTLGVQVGDESWLVDMADINEVMSPPPLTRVPLTKPWYCGVANVRGNLYSIVDISLYNGGAEIPHEGQSRVLLLGQKFAFNAGLLVSRVLGLRNATEWERTEQDGKVLLRDGSGQVWHKLEIAQLLQQPEFLQIGA from the coding sequence ATGTCGAAGCGTTTCAACCTGCGCGAATTCCAGCAGAGCGTGTTGGACCGGATGCAAGCCCAGGCGGCTGGCGGGGGTAGCCGTGTCTCCACATTGGGCGTGCAGGTGGGCGACGAATCCTGGCTGGTCGACATGGCGGACATCAACGAGGTGATGTCGCCACCCCCCCTGACCAGGGTGCCGCTGACCAAACCATGGTATTGCGGCGTCGCCAACGTGCGCGGCAATCTATACAGCATCGTGGATATCAGCCTGTACAACGGCGGTGCGGAGATCCCGCATGAGGGGCAGAGCCGCGTGCTGCTGTTGGGCCAGAAGTTCGCTTTCAATGCCGGCTTGCTGGTTTCGCGCGTGCTGGGGCTGCGTAACGCCACGGAATGGGAACGCACCGAGCAGGACGGCAAGGTACTGCTGCGGGATGGCAGCGGGCAGGTATGGCACAAGCTGGAGATAGCACAACTGTTGCAGCAACCGGAATTTTTACAAATCGGCGCATGA